In Moorella sp. Hama-1, a single genomic region encodes these proteins:
- a CDS encoding LL-diaminopimelate aminotransferase, whose product MQEARRIRELPPYLFARIEKKIAAARERGVDIISLGIGDPDMPTPAHVIDKLVAAAHNPENHRYPTSEGLLAFRQAVAGWYQRLYGVDLDPRREVVTLIGSKEGIAHISLCYVDPGDINLVPDPGYPVYNIGTLLAGGESYFMPLTAANGFLPDLGAIPGDVARRAKLMFINYPNNPTGAVADLKFFREVVEFAKSYDLIVCHDAAYSEITYDGYHAPSFLQTPGAKEVGIEFNSVSKPYNMTGWRLGWACGRADVIEALTRIKSNVDSGAFQAVQYAGIAALTGPQEGLAEVRRVYQERRDIIVDGFNSLGWHLDKPKATFYVWAPVPKGYTSASFAEMVLEKAGVIITPGNGYGSYGEGYFRIALTISKERMREAIERLGRVLGKVEF is encoded by the coding sequence ATGCAGGAAGCCCGAAGGATACGCGAGCTGCCACCATACTTATTCGCCCGCATTGAGAAAAAAATCGCTGCGGCCCGGGAACGGGGGGTCGATATCATCAGCCTGGGTATCGGCGATCCTGATATGCCCACCCCGGCCCACGTTATAGACAAGCTGGTCGCCGCAGCCCATAACCCGGAGAACCACCGTTACCCTACCTCGGAAGGCCTGCTGGCCTTCCGCCAGGCAGTAGCCGGCTGGTACCAGCGGCTCTATGGTGTCGACCTCGATCCCCGGCGGGAGGTAGTCACCCTCATTGGTTCTAAAGAGGGCATAGCCCACATCTCCCTGTGTTACGTCGACCCGGGCGATATCAACCTGGTACCAGATCCCGGTTATCCCGTCTATAATATCGGCACCCTGCTGGCCGGTGGCGAGTCCTATTTTATGCCCTTGACAGCGGCTAACGGCTTTTTACCCGACCTGGGGGCCATACCCGGCGACGTAGCCCGCCGGGCGAAGCTGATGTTCATTAACTACCCCAACAATCCCACCGGCGCTGTAGCCGACCTCAAATTTTTCCGGGAGGTCGTCGAGTTTGCCAAAAGCTATGATTTGATTGTCTGCCACGACGCCGCCTACAGCGAGATCACCTATGACGGTTACCACGCCCCCTCCTTCCTCCAGACCCCCGGCGCCAAAGAAGTGGGTATCGAGTTTAACTCGGTTTCCAAACCCTACAATATGACCGGCTGGCGCCTGGGTTGGGCCTGTGGCCGGGCCGACGTCATCGAAGCCCTGACCCGCATTAAGTCCAACGTCGATTCTGGGGCCTTCCAGGCGGTCCAGTATGCCGGCATCGCCGCCCTGACGGGACCCCAGGAGGGCCTGGCCGAAGTCCGGCGGGTTTATCAGGAGCGCCGGGATATCATCGTCGATGGCTTTAATTCCCTGGGCTGGCACCTGGATAAACCGAAGGCTACCTTTTACGTCTGGGCGCCGGTGCCGAAGGGTTATACCTCAGCTAGCTTTGCCGAGATGGTCCTGGAAAAGGCGGGAGTCATTATCACCCCCGGGAACGGTTACGGTAGCTACGGCGAGGGCTATTTCCGCATCGCCCTGACTATCAGTAAAGAACGGATGCGGGAAGCCATCGAGCGCCTGGGCCGGGTCCTGGGTAAAGTGGAATTCTAA